The Caloenas nicobarica isolate bCalNic1 chromosome 15, bCalNic1.hap1, whole genome shotgun sequence genome includes a region encoding these proteins:
- the LOC135995007 gene encoding olfactory receptor 14A16-like yields MALILLREVSPNLSLFFAPVTVPHAHQQQMSNSSSITQFLLLAFTDTWELQLLHFWLFLGIYLAALLGNGLIITTIGCDQHLHTPMYFFLLNLSLLDLGSISTTLPKSMANSVWDTRAISFLGCAAQLFIFLFFISAEYSLLTIMSYDRYVAICKPLHYGTLLGSRACVHMAAAAWATGFLNSLLHTFNTFSLPLCKGNALDQFFCEIPQIFKLSCSHSYLREFGLLLVSACLAFMCFVFIVVSYVQIFRAVLRIPSEQGRHKAFNMCFLHLAVVSLSVSTAAFAYLKAPSISSSSLDLVVSVLYAVVPPAMNPIIYSMRNQELKNALWKLISLCFLKQ; encoded by the coding sequence atggctttgattttgctcagagaagtctctcctaacttgtcactgttttttgctcctgtgacagtACCCCATGCTCAtcagcagcaaatgtccaacagcagctccatcacccagttcctcctcctggcgttcacagacacatgggagctgcagctcttgcacttctggctcttcctgggcatctacctggctgccctcctgggcaacggcctcatcatcaccaccataggctgtgaccagcacctccacacccccatgtacttcttcctcctcaacctctccctcctcgacctgggctccatctccaccactctccccaaatccatggccaactccgtctgggacaccagggccatctcctttttgggatgtgctgcacagctctttatatttctctttttcatttcagcagagtattctctcctcaccatcatgtcctacgaccgctacgttgccatctgcaaacccctgcactacgggaccctcctgggcagcagagcttgtgtccacatggcagcagctgcctgggccactgggtttctcaattcTCTGCTGCATACGTTTAATAcgttttcactgccactgtgcaagggcaatgccctggaccagttcttctgtgaaattccCCAGATcttcaagctctcctgctcacattCCTACCTCAGAGAATTTGGGCTTCTTCTGGTCAGTGCCTGTTTAGCTttcatgtgttttgtgttcattgtggtgtcctatgtgcagatcttcagggccgtgctgaggatcccctctgagcagggacggcacaaagcctttaaCATGTGCTTCCTTCACttggccgtggtctccctgtctGTAAGCACTGCAGCATTTGCTTACCTGAAggccccctccatctcctcctcatccctggacctggtggtgtctgttctgtacgCAGTGGTTCCTCCAGCAATGAACCCcatcatctacagcatgaggaaccaggagctcaagaatgccctgtggaaactcatttctttgtgttttctgaagcaataa